The proteins below come from a single Jaculus jaculus isolate mJacJac1 chromosome 12, mJacJac1.mat.Y.cur, whole genome shotgun sequence genomic window:
- the LOC101594648 gene encoding E3 ubiquitin-protein ligase RNF26-like, with the protein MAAWGSAAAASPAPSPAPVPSPAPAPAPAPPQVLAAAPSQGARDPCRRAEQPRAALMDAVALAAGALGLLLHVLGALVALGLQLASLLLACLACVCGLPRTVLATLTSVVRGLSLPLLASLTASLRFPGDGLQTLGAGAGPGDQKPSGPEPPDQAALSASSGGHASLCHVYMYVLVLSPVVCVVSSWLSICLRGTQNLSSLALARWGAAVGMEVVAACLAYVSSSAATLAVLFWPFSQVALELLLSVGRLLIIVSFSLTGFVLLACMVAVTVTVLHPDFILRLASRALHQFQARSSYQRLRQNVAQLSHLATGLEAWLQVWRRNPLLARVSSRGGVSGTPQGGRRRVFTIRIQRQQNHPAVWSIRAAPAQGPQNLQEDAPAAGRDTVTVVTEPEDQKKCVICRDRTKCVLLLPCRHLCLCQICSEILMRHSSHRRNCPLCRRGIQRTLKVYL; encoded by the exons ATGGCAGCTTGGGGGTCTGCTGC CGCAGCCTCGCCCGCGCCCTCGCCCGCGCCGGTGCCctcgcccgcgcccgcgcccgcgcccgcgccccccCAG GTCCTGGCTGCAGCGCCGTCGCAGGGAGCCCGTGACCCTTGCCGCCGCGCGGAGCAGCCTCGCGCCGCGCTCATGGATGCCGTGGCCCTGGCGGCGGGCGCGCTGGGCCTGCTGCTGCACGTGCTCGGCGCGCTGGTGGCGCTCGGCCTGCAGCTGGCCTCGCTCCTGCTGGCCTGCCTGGCCTGCGTGTGCGGCTTGCCGCGCACGGTGCTCGCCACGCTGACGTCCGTGGTCCGGGGGCTGTCGCTGCCCCTGCTGGCCTCGCTCACGGCCTCGCTCCGCTTCCCCGGCGACGGACTGCAGACCTTGGGCGCGGGCGCCGGCCCCGGGGACCAGAAGCCGTCGGGGCCCGAGCCGCCGGACCAGGCCGCCCTCTCCGCGAGCTCCGGCGGGCACGCTTCCCTGTGCCACGTCTACATGTATGTCCTGGTCTTGAGCCCCGTGGTGTGCGTCGTCAGCAGCTGGCTCAGCATCTGCCTCCGCGGCACTCAGAACCTGTCCTCCCTGGCGCTGGCCCGCTGGGGTGCGGCGGTGGGCATGGAAGTGGTGGCCGCGTGCCTCGCCTACGTGTCCAGCAGCGCTGCGACCTTGGCCGTCCTCTTCTGGCCCTTCTCCCAAGTagccctggagctgctgctgtcgGTTGGCCGCCTCCTGATCATCGTGTCCTTCAGCCTCACTGGTTTCGTGCTGCTGGCCTGTATGGTGGCGGTGACAGTGACAGTGCTGCATCCAGACTTCATCTTGAGGCTGGCCAGCCGCGCCCTCCATCAGTTCCAAGCCCGATCGTCCTATCAGCGGCTCCGGCAGAATGTCGCCCAGCTGTCTCACCTAGCCACGGGTCTGGAGGCCTGGCTCCAGGTCTGGAGGCGCAACCCACTGCTGGCCAGGGTGTCGAGCCGAGGAGGGGTATCCGGAACCCCGCAGGGTGGCCGTAGGAGGGTGTTTACCATCAGGATCCAGAGACAACAGAACCATCCCGCCGTCTGGTCCATCCGGGCTGCACCGGCCCAAGGCCCACAGAATCTCCAAGAAGATGCGCCTGCTGCTGGACGAGACACTGTGACAGTGGTGACTGAACCAGAGGATCAGAAGAAGTGCGTGATCTGCCGAGACCGGACCAAGTGCGTGCTGCTCCTGCCCTGCCGTCACCTATGCCTGTGCCAGATCTGCTCCGAGATCCTCATGCGACATTCCAGCCATCGACGCAACTGCCCGCTGTGCCGCCGGGGCATCCAGCGCACCCTCAAAGTCTACCTCTGA